CATAAAATAACCATAAAAAAACCGCCAAACGTTTTGGGCATATCCCTGTGTTTGGCGGTTTTTTTCTATGATCCAAGTGATTATCCGGATTTTTTATCCATATCAAAATAGAAATTAGGTTCTCTCCCGTCTCCGGTAGCTGTTTCTGGAACGGTACTGCTGCGGGGCTCTCGCCGGATAACGTGCGGGAAAAGAAAACATATGGACCAGATGGGTAAACGGAATGGAAGCGAACAGAAGAAACGCCAGGATGATGTGAAGCTGAAACACGAAAGGAACCGTGGCCATCAACCCGTATTGCGGATTGAAGGTGAATAGGCTGCGAAACCAAGGCCCGATGGTCGTACGGTATTCATAAGTCACCACCGTCGTATTATACACGATGGTCATATAGGTGCCGATGGCAGCGATGATCAGGACTAAACTTACTGCAAAATAATCGCCAAAACCCGCATGGGCTCTTACCCGGCGGTTCAGGATTTTGCGCAGGAGCAGAAGAACCAGACCGACGACGACCATCAGACCGGCAAAACCGCCCCCCGCGATCGCAAATATATGATAGGTCTCATCGGATATGCCGAAGAAATGATAAACACTGCGCGGGATCAACACACCCATGATATGGCCAACAAACGCGAAAATGATCCCGTAATGGAACACAGTCGAACCGATTCTGAGCCATTTTTTTTCAAAAATCTCCGTGGAAGGAGCCGTCCAGCTGACCTGACGAAAAGCAAACCGATAGAGCAAGCCGAAGATCATCACCGCCAAGGTGAGATAGGGAAACACGACCCACCAAAAGATACCAGTCATCATTATACCTCCATTCCATTGCACGTTTTGTAGACGGGTAAATCCGAATCGCTACGAGCCGTGCCATCCATGCCAAACAGGATAGGGTAAGGCAGCTCATCCAGATCGGCGCTCTCCCGCTTGCTCTCCAGCATGCGAATCTCTTCTTCCGTAGGGACCTCGAAAACATCGGTCATCAGAAAGTTCAACAACCCGGAATAGGGGCTGTCTTCAGACAGATGCTTCCGAATCCGCTCCGTGGCTGCGGCCAGCCGGAGTTCCAGCGCGCGCACATGAACATTGTCGGACCTTACCGCCAGCAGCTCGTACAGCAGCGGAATAAAGTCGCACAGCTCCCCGCTCGGCATCATAAAGCCCGCATCCCGGACAATATGCTGAAGCAGAATCAGAGCTGCCCCACGTTCCCGACTGTCACCCAATTCATGAGCGGTCAGATAGAGTCCGGTCTTTTCCTTCCAATCGAACGTCCACACATAAACTTCCTGAAGCTCCTTGGGAGGAACCGAGAAGATGGCCTCCGCCGCCTGGCCAAACCTGCTCGCCAGCTCATGATCCTTCATTTCCTCTCGGACAGCTGCAAGCAGTTCCTCCTTCATTTCCTGAAAATCCTCACAGGGATATCCAAGCAATCTGGCGCAGGCTGCGAGTAAAACGGGCTTATGTTCCATCATCAGTGATCCTCCCTTGGGAAAAGATGTGACATGACCGCGCTTGACGGGGTAATGGATTCGATGCTGCAGGCCCCTTGCTTGTAGTGAAGCTCTTTCGCGCCATCCATTTCCCTTCGGGCAGTTGGAATCACAAACCTTTCGTTATATTTGGCAACAGCGAACAATCGGGTCATCTCTTCAATTTCCTCCACCGTCATTCCCGCCTCCTCCAAAAGCTGACTGTGCCTGAGATCATCCATGCCGCCAACGGCTCGCTGCCGTCTGTGTACACGCATGGCGGTCATTTTAAGCAAAACCCTGCGGATGACGGAGGTGTCTCCTGCCGTAAGCAGAGATGCCAGATACTCCATCGGAATCCGCATCTGATCGACGGCGGGAATATAGTGATCGGTCTGCAGCTCGTCTTCTTCGATATGGTTCATAATCGGGCTAAGCGGCGGAACGTACCACACCATAGGGAGCGTGCGGTATTCCGGATGAAGTGGCAGAGCAACCTTCCACTTCATGGCAAGCTTATAGATCGGCGAGCGTTGTGCCGCATCGATCCAGGAATCGTTGATCCCGCTTCTTCTCGCCTCCTTGATCACTTCCGGCTCAAAGGGATCAAGGAACACCGAAAGCTGGGATTCATACAGATCCTGCGGATTCTCTACGGAAGCAGCCGCCTTGGCCCGATCCGCGTCATAAAAGACGACACCGATATAGCGGATCCGGCCTACACAGGTTTCCGAGCAAACCGTGGCCAGGCCCGCTTCTGTCCGCGGGTAGCAAAAATTGCATTTTTCCGCCTTATGCGTATTCCAGTTGTAGTATACCTTGTGGTAGGGGCAGCCATTGGTACAGAATCTCCACCCCCGGCAGGCGTCTTGATCCACAAGTACGATACCGTCCTCCTCCCGCTTGTACAAAGCTCCGGATGGACAGGAAGCCACGCAGGAAGGGTTCAGGCAATGCTCGCAAATGCGGGGCAGGTACATCATGAACGTCTTCTCATACTCCATGGCGATGTGTTCCTGAAGCTGCTTGACATTCGGGTCCAGCGGTACGATCTCGCTTCCGCCAGCCAGGTCGTCATCCCAGTTCGGGCCCCAGTTCGGCTTGTCCATATATTCGCCGGTAATCAGGGATACGGGCCGCGCGACCGGAAGATGCTTCCGCTTGGGGCTATGAATCAAGCTATCGTAATCATAGGTCCACGGCTCATAGAAGTTGTCCAGACTAGCCATATTCGGATTGTAAAAAATATTCGCCAGCTTGGTGATCGGGCCCCCCGCCCGGAGTGACAGCTTTCCGTTTCGCAGCACCCACCCGCCTTTAAATTTCCTCAGGTCTTCCCATTCCCGAGGGTACCCGGGACCCGGACGGGTTTCGACATTGTTGTACCACATGTATTCCGTTCCGGGCCGATTGGTCCACGTGTTCTTGCAGGTCACCGAACAGGTATGGCAGCCGATGCATTTGTCCAGGTTCATGACCATGGCGACTTGTGCTTTAATCCTCAAGCCAGTCAACCTCCTTCAGCGGTCGGATGATTGTCATCGTATCTCTCTGACTTCCCGTCGGCCCGTAATAATTGAACCCGTAGCTCAATTGGGCATAGCCGCCGATCATATGTGTCGGCTTCATCGTAATCCGGGTCACACTGTTATGGGTACCGCCGCGCTGCTTGGTGATGGAGGTGCCCGGCACGCCAAGCGTGCGATCCTGGGCATGGTACATATAAGCGATTCCCTCTGGAATCCGGTAAGTCAGCACCGCTCTTGCAGCGATGACTCCATTCCGGTTGTATACCTCAATCCAGTCGTTGTCCTTGATCCCGATCGAGGCCCCGTCTTTTTCGTTCAGCCAGACGACCTGCCACCCACGGAACAGCGTCGACATTTGATTGGTGTCGGTAAACATCGTATGAATTCCCCATTTTTGGTGCGGGGTCAAATAACGGATGGTCATCGTTTTCCCTTTCACCGGAACTTCTTTTTCACCCTTAAAAAAAGGAATGTGCTCCAGCGGCGGCAAATAAAGCGGCAGCCCTTCACCAAAATCCAAAATCATCTCATGGTCCAGATAGAAGCTCTGCCGGCCCGTTAAAGTACGCCACGGAATGCTGTACTCCGTATTTAAGGTAAAAGGCGAATATCTCCGATTGTCCTTCTCCAAGCCGCTCCAGACCGGAGTTGAGATCGTATGCCGGGGCTGCGCAGTAATATCCAAAAGCGTGAAGGCCTCTTCTTCCCGCGGTTTGGAGATGTCCTCCAGCTTTTTACCGGTTTTAGCCTCTAGCGAACGCCAGCCTTCCACGGCCCGTTCCCCGTTCGTGGCGCCGGACATCAGCAAAATCGCTTCGATCACCTGTTTATCCCGGAACAGATCCGGCTGGCCTTTGCCGATCCCCTCATGTTTCGATGCCCCCAGCCGCTCCATGAGCTGGCCGTACACCTTGTCGCCGGGAATTTTAATCCCCTTTGTTCCATAACCCTTTTTAATGTTCGGTCCGATGGTAATCATTTTTCCATACACGTTCGGATAGTCACGCTTCACCAATAAAAAATGGGGCATCGTTTTGCCGGGCACTGCCTCCGTCTCCCCCTTGCGCCAATCGCGGATTTTTCCGTGATCCTGGGCGATTTCATCCGGACTGTCATGGCCGAGCGGTGTCATGAGAACATCCTCGCAGGCTGGCAAATGTTTCTCCGCCAATTGGGAGAACGTTTTGGCGATTTCCCGAAAAGCGTCCCAATCGCTTTTGCTTTGCCAAGGCGGTTCAACAGCCGGATTAAACGGATGGACAAACGGATGCATATCGGTCGTGCTTAAATCGTATTTTTCGTACCAGGTCGCTGCTGGCAGCACGATATCCGAAAAGAGCCCTGAACTCGTCATTCTGAAATCCATGCTGATGAACAAATCGGTTTTGCCTTCCGGTGGAACATCATCCGTCTTCACCGTCTCCGGCCGCCACGAATGGCTCGGGTCCGTCAACACCTGATTGTCCGCCCCGATCAAATGCTTGGCAAAGTACTCATGCCCTTTACCGCTATCGCCAAGCAGATTGGACCGCCAGTTGAAAAAGACACGCGGGAAATTATTTGGATCATTGGGGTGCTCCACCGCAAAATCCAGTTCTCCCTCTTTAACCATCCTGGCAATTTCCTGTACGGCCTCCTGGTCGTCCGAAAGCCCTTTTTCCCGAACCTGTCTGGCCACATCGATGGAGTTCTGGTTGAATTGCGGGAATGAAGGCAGCCACCCGAGCCTTACGGCCAGCGCATTGACATCCGCAGGATGCATATGGTTAAACCGCCCGCCCCAGGATGGTTTCTGCTCCTCATTGGCCTTGGCCTCATAACGGAACTGCTCTGTCGCGAAGTAGAAGAAGGAGGTTCCGTTTTGTAACCGGGGAGGCTTGATCCAGTCTCCGGCAAAGGCGATTTGCTGCCACCCCTCCACCGGCCTTACCTTTTCCTGACCCACATAATGGGCCCATCCGCCGCCGTTTACCCCCTGGGAGCCCGTGAGCAGCACCAGATTCAGAATGGACCGATAGATTTGATCGCTGTGGTACCAGTGATTCGTTCCTCCGCCCATAGCGATCATCGATTTTCCGCCCGTCTTGGCCGCATTTTCGGCAAACTCCCTCGCTACCTGAATGCAATGGGATTTCTTAACGCCGGTAATCGCCTCCTGCCAAGCCGGAGTGTAAGGCTTCAGATCGTTATAATCGAGCGGATAATCGCCCGGCAGTTGCTGTCTGGGTACGCCTGCATGAGCCATCATAAGGTCGTAAACCGTCACGACTTTGAGCGTCCTGCCTTCCGCACTCGGCAAATGTTTTACCGGAACCCCGCGCCGGACCGTCCCTCCTTCCGCTTCCGCAAAATAAGGAAAGTCAACGAGAGCCACTTCATCCGCTTCATCAATAAATGACAACAGGGGGTCCAGCGCTGTCCCGTCGGGGTTTTCGAGATCCAGATTCCACCTGCTGTCCTGATCCCAACGGAAGCCCTGGCTGCCGCCCGGAACCGTTGGCGCTCCTGAAGCGACGTCCCAGACTACCGTTTTCCATTCGGCCAGCTCCTGGGCATCGCCCAAGTCGGAGGCCCGAAGGAAGCGGCCTGAACGAAGCGCATCGGCATGTTCCTCCAGAATCACGAGGAAAGGCAGGTCTGTAAATTTTTTAACATAATCCATAAAATAAGGGACCTGCTGATCCACGTAAAATTCTTTGAGAATGACGTGGGTCATGGCCATGGCAAGCGCGGCATCGGTCCCGGCTTTAGCTGGCAGCCAAATGTCCGCGAACTTTTCATATTCGGAATAATCGGGGCTGACCCCGACCACCTTGGTGCCGTTATAACGGGCTTCCACCATGAAATGCGCATCAGGAGACCGGGTTTGCGGAATGTTGGTCCCCCAGATAATGAAATACTTGGTGTTATACCAGTCGCCGCTTTCCGGCACATCTGTTTGTTCTCCCCAAACCTGCGGCGAGGCAGGAGGAAGGTCTGCATACCAATCATAAAAACTGAGGATAGTCCCGCCAATCAGCGACAGGAAGCGCGTCCCTGCCGAATAACTCACCATGGACATGGCGGGGATCGGGCTAAAGCCGACGACACGATCCGGACCGTATTGCTGAATGGTATGGATAATAGAGCTGGCGATCATCTGACAGGCATCATCCCAATCCGCCCGGACGAAGCCACCTTTCCCTCTGGCCTTGACATATCTGTCGCGCTTTTTCGGATCACTGACGATGTTTTTCCAGGCCATGACCGGGTCCTCCACAACGGCCAGCTCCTCACGCCACATGTCGTACAAATCGCCGCGGATATAGGGATACTTCACCCGGATCGGGCTATAGGTATACCAGGAAAAGCTTGCCCCACGCGGGCAGCCTCGGGGCTCATACTCGGGGAAGTCATCTCCCGTGGTCGGGTAGTCCGTTTTTTGTGTTTCCCAGGTGATAATGCCATCCTTGACGTAAACATTCCAACTGCAGGAGCCGGTACAGTTGACGCCATGTGTCGACCGAACGACCTTGTCATGCTGCCAGCGGCCGCGGTATAGGCTCTCCCAATCCCGGGATCTGGGGCTTTCCTCGGTCCATCCCTCGTTAATGGCCTCTCCGCGCTGCAAGTATTTCAACGCTTCAAGCAGCTTGTTTTTATGCTCAGCCATTGTACAGATGCTCCTTTCCCTGCTGGTTTATCGGGTTAAACCTTTCCCCTGTCAGTTTGAAGCTGTCTTGTCCCGACTGAAGCTCTTCCATAAACACTTCCCAATCCGCTGCGTTGCAAGCCGCGATCATCAGGCGCTGAAGCTCGTTCAGATCCTGCAGCCGGCAGATTTGTTCTTGCACAGGCTGCGGCGCTCCGCCGAATCTCATCTCAAGCAAGGCAAGCAAATCATTCCGATCATCCCGGACAAACTGTTCCGTTTCCGCCTGATTCATCTGGTTCGCCTTCTTTCGTAGCCGTTTTTTTAACTCATTTCGCCGACCTTTGTCAGAATTTCATCATTTTAAAATAATCGGCAATCATCGATTTCTTAATCTTTT
This DNA window, taken from Paenibacillus kribbensis, encodes the following:
- the narI gene encoding respiratory nitrate reductase subunit gamma — translated: MTGIFWWVVFPYLTLAVMIFGLLYRFAFRQVSWTAPSTEIFEKKWLRIGSTVFHYGIIFAFVGHIMGVLIPRSVYHFFGISDETYHIFAIAGGGFAGLMVVVGLVLLLLRKILNRRVRAHAGFGDYFAVSLVLIIAAIGTYMTIVYNTTVVTYEYRTTIGPWFRSLFTFNPQYGLMATVPFVFQLHIILAFLLFASIPFTHLVHMFSFPARYPARAPQQYRSRNSYRRRERT
- the narJ gene encoding nitrate reductase molybdenum cofactor assembly chaperone gives rise to the protein MMEHKPVLLAACARLLGYPCEDFQEMKEELLAAVREEMKDHELASRFGQAAEAIFSVPPKELQEVYVWTFDWKEKTGLYLTAHELGDSRERGAALILLQHIVRDAGFMMPSGELCDFIPLLYELLAVRSDNVHVRALELRLAAATERIRKHLSEDSPYSGLLNFLMTDVFEVPTEEEIRMLESKRESADLDELPYPILFGMDGTARSDSDLPVYKTCNGMEV
- the narH gene encoding nitrate reductase subunit beta codes for the protein MRIKAQVAMVMNLDKCIGCHTCSVTCKNTWTNRPGTEYMWYNNVETRPGPGYPREWEDLRKFKGGWVLRNGKLSLRAGGPITKLANIFYNPNMASLDNFYEPWTYDYDSLIHSPKRKHLPVARPVSLITGEYMDKPNWGPNWDDDLAGGSEIVPLDPNVKQLQEHIAMEYEKTFMMYLPRICEHCLNPSCVASCPSGALYKREEDGIVLVDQDACRGWRFCTNGCPYHKVYYNWNTHKAEKCNFCYPRTEAGLATVCSETCVGRIRYIGVVFYDADRAKAAASVENPQDLYESQLSVFLDPFEPEVIKEARRSGINDSWIDAAQRSPIYKLAMKWKVALPLHPEYRTLPMVWYVPPLSPIMNHIEEDELQTDHYIPAVDQMRIPMEYLASLLTAGDTSVIRRVLLKMTAMRVHRRQRAVGGMDDLRHSQLLEEAGMTVEEIEEMTRLFAVAKYNERFVIPTARREMDGAKELHYKQGACSIESITPSSAVMSHLFPREDH
- a CDS encoding nitrate reductase subunit alpha; the encoded protein is MAEHKNKLLEALKYLQRGEAINEGWTEESPRSRDWESLYRGRWQHDKVVRSTHGVNCTGSCSWNVYVKDGIITWETQKTDYPTTGDDFPEYEPRGCPRGASFSWYTYSPIRVKYPYIRGDLYDMWREELAVVEDPVMAWKNIVSDPKKRDRYVKARGKGGFVRADWDDACQMIASSIIHTIQQYGPDRVVGFSPIPAMSMVSYSAGTRFLSLIGGTILSFYDWYADLPPASPQVWGEQTDVPESGDWYNTKYFIIWGTNIPQTRSPDAHFMVEARYNGTKVVGVSPDYSEYEKFADIWLPAKAGTDAALAMAMTHVILKEFYVDQQVPYFMDYVKKFTDLPFLVILEEHADALRSGRFLRASDLGDAQELAEWKTVVWDVASGAPTVPGGSQGFRWDQDSRWNLDLENPDGTALDPLLSFIDEADEVALVDFPYFAEAEGGTVRRGVPVKHLPSAEGRTLKVVTVYDLMMAHAGVPRQQLPGDYPLDYNDLKPYTPAWQEAITGVKKSHCIQVAREFAENAAKTGGKSMIAMGGGTNHWYHSDQIYRSILNLVLLTGSQGVNGGGWAHYVGQEKVRPVEGWQQIAFAGDWIKPPRLQNGTSFFYFATEQFRYEAKANEEQKPSWGGRFNHMHPADVNALAVRLGWLPSFPQFNQNSIDVARQVREKGLSDDQEAVQEIARMVKEGELDFAVEHPNDPNNFPRVFFNWRSNLLGDSGKGHEYFAKHLIGADNQVLTDPSHSWRPETVKTDDVPPEGKTDLFISMDFRMTSSGLFSDIVLPAATWYEKYDLSTTDMHPFVHPFNPAVEPPWQSKSDWDAFREIAKTFSQLAEKHLPACEDVLMTPLGHDSPDEIAQDHGKIRDWRKGETEAVPGKTMPHFLLVKRDYPNVYGKMITIGPNIKKGYGTKGIKIPGDKVYGQLMERLGASKHEGIGKGQPDLFRDKQVIEAILLMSGATNGERAVEGWRSLEAKTGKKLEDISKPREEEAFTLLDITAQPRHTISTPVWSGLEKDNRRYSPFTLNTEYSIPWRTLTGRQSFYLDHEMILDFGEGLPLYLPPLEHIPFFKGEKEVPVKGKTMTIRYLTPHQKWGIHTMFTDTNQMSTLFRGWQVVWLNEKDGASIGIKDNDWIEVYNRNGVIAARAVLTYRIPEGIAYMYHAQDRTLGVPGTSITKQRGGTHNSVTRITMKPTHMIGGYAQLSYGFNYYGPTGSQRDTMTIIRPLKEVDWLED